A genomic segment from Glycine soja cultivar W05 chromosome 20, ASM419377v2, whole genome shotgun sequence encodes:
- the LOC114401270 gene encoding deSI-like protein At4g17486 codes for MKSGLKNGWPSVVRLRLRDKSVTPFCIFSKVKSAGNIPGNTPVYLNVYDLTTVNGYMYWAGIGIFHSGVEVYGVEYAFGAHDYPTSGVFEVEPRQCPGFKFRKSIFMGTTNLDPFQIREFMERQSANYNGDTYHLIVKNCNHFCEDICYKLTGNSIPKWVNRLARIGSLCNCILPDALKTSTVQHDDPNFQGCDSEKRRLRTAFSCLSSISMPQKEVSMSSLFMHSHYKGCLPPWELKKSKKGTLKQKLED; via the exons ATGAAATCAGGTTTAAAAAATGGTTGGCCCTCTGTTGTGCGTCTTCGTCTCCGAGACAAATCAGTGACACCCTTTTGCATATTCTCTAAAGTGAAATCAGCTGGCAACATACCTGGGAATACACCTGTCTATCTCAATGTCTATGACTTGACAACAGTAAATGGCTATATGTATTGGGCAGGCATTGGTATTTTCCACTCAGGGGTTGAAG TTTATGGAGTAGAATATGCATTTGGAGCCCATGACTATCCAACAAGTGGTGTCTTTGAGGTTGAGCCTCGACAGTGTCCTGGCTTTAAGTTTAGGAAGTCAATATTCATGGGAACTACAAACTTAGATCCCTTCCAGATTAGAGAGTTCATGGAGCGCCAGTCTGCAAATTACAATGGTGATACTTATCACTTGATTGTGAAGAATTGCAACCATTTCTGTGAGGATATTTGTTACAAGCTAACGGGCAATTCTATACCGAAATGGGTCAATCGTCTTGCAAGAATAG GTTCCTTGTGCAACTGCATACTCCCTGATGCTCTTAAAACTTCCACTGTTCAGCATGATGATCCAAACTTTCAAGGGTGTGATAGTGAGAAAAGAAGACTACGAACTGCCTTCAGTTGCTTGTCGTCAATCTCAATGCCTCAGAAGGAAGTGTCAATGTCTTCATTATTTATGCACTCTCACTATAAAGGTTGCCTACCACCATGGGAGTTAAAGAAGTCTAAAAAGGGCACACTAAAGCAAAAGTTAGAAGACTAG